One stretch of Halobacillus litoralis DNA includes these proteins:
- a CDS encoding glycosyltransferase, producing MKKRLLFIMPSLAAGGGEKSLINLLSQMDYEKYEIDLFLFNHEGIFLELVPEKVNILPINDTLEKFSLPLFQSLSTLSINKNYSLLYNRFKYALKNRGHKNTSVKEQMNWRHLSESIPVLDKEYDVAIGFLEKTSTYFCVDKVKSKKKIGWIHIDYDHLGMDPDFDKGYFDSLDHIVTVSEECAAILKRRFPTHKSKIEVIYNIVSPNLITKMADMEQDVIEKGRSKQMNILSVGRLHYQKGFDLSIKACRILVDKGYPIIWHIIGEGEERARLTDLIHENNLEDHFKLLGLKPNPYPYMKQADIYVQTSMFEGKSIAIDEAKILNKPILVTDFSTAKDQIENGVTGIIVPKKPVDISSGIEKLLTNEELTRRLRYNLSNESLGTESEINKIYAICD from the coding sequence AAAAGCTTAATTAATTTATTGTCCCAAATGGATTATGAAAAATATGAGATAGATTTATTTTTGTTCAACCATGAGGGGATTTTTCTTGAACTTGTCCCAGAAAAAGTTAACATTTTGCCAATCAATGATACGTTGGAAAAATTCAGCCTACCTTTGTTTCAATCGCTAAGTACTTTAAGTATTAACAAGAATTACTCTTTATTGTACAACAGATTTAAATATGCCTTAAAGAACAGAGGTCACAAGAACACTTCTGTGAAAGAGCAAATGAATTGGAGACATCTATCAGAATCCATCCCTGTCTTGGATAAAGAGTATGATGTAGCCATAGGTTTTTTGGAAAAGACTTCCACATATTTTTGTGTGGATAAAGTAAAGTCAAAGAAAAAGATAGGTTGGATTCATATCGATTATGACCATTTAGGAATGGATCCTGATTTTGATAAGGGTTATTTTGATAGTTTAGATCATATTGTTACAGTCTCAGAAGAATGTGCTGCTATTTTAAAGAGAAGGTTTCCTACTCATAAAAGTAAAATCGAAGTTATATATAATATCGTTTCCCCAAACCTTATTACTAAAATGGCGGACATGGAACAGGATGTAATAGAAAAGGGAAGGTCTAAACAAATGAACATCTTGTCTGTAGGGCGGCTACATTATCAAAAAGGGTTTGATTTATCTATAAAAGCCTGCAGGATATTAGTGGACAAAGGTTATCCAATCATTTGGCACATAATTGGAGAGGGGGAAGAAAGAGCAAGATTAACGGATTTAATACATGAAAATAATTTAGAAGATCACTTCAAGTTGTTAGGACTGAAACCCAATCCATACCCTTATATGAAGCAAGCGGATATTTATGTTCAAACATCTATGTTTGAGGGGAAGTCAATAGCGATAGATGAAGCAAAGATCTTAAATAAACCGATTTTAGTAACTGATTTCAGTACTGCCAAGGATCAAATTGAAAATGGTGTGACTGGAATAATCGTTCCCAAAAAACCTGTAGATATTTCAAGCGGAATTGAAAAACTTTTGACTAATGAAGAGCTGACCAGAAGATTGCGATATAATTTATCAAATGAAAGCCTTGGGACCGAATCGGAAATAAATAAAATTTATGCCATATGTGATTAG
- a CDS encoding glycosyltransferase, which produces MKSKLLFVMPSMHCGGAEKSLISLLESLDYSRYDVDLLLFKREGIFLSKVPSEINILEAPQDYTYFDMPIKRALQSFLKENKFHLIFPRIQAGYLFKTEKNRARCDQKVWPHLSKALGTLDKEYDAAIGYLERSPIYFIIEKVKAHKKIGWIHTHYSNSGMDEMIDRPYFKELDQIVTVSDECKNSLALQFNPLLSKITVINNIVSPDIIKKMASGSFKDLQINKSALNIVTVARLCHVKGIDLAIDACKRLVEKGISVKWHVIGIGSTEENEEYEKMVKDLSLEDSFVFLGIKENPYPYLRMADIYVQPSRYEGKSIAIEEAKILAKPIIITNFNSSRDQIKNGYNGMVVDMTGNDIAQGIYKLFKDEQLREEYIKNLKKESLGNEREVDKLYRILA; this is translated from the coding sequence ATGAAAAGTAAACTATTGTTTGTCATGCCATCAATGCATTGTGGTGGAGCAGAAAAGTCATTAATTTCATTGTTGGAAAGTCTGGATTACTCAAGGTATGATGTGGATTTACTATTATTTAAACGTGAAGGGATCTTTTTAAGTAAGGTACCTAGCGAAATAAATATATTGGAAGCACCACAAGATTACACCTATTTTGATATGCCAATAAAAAGAGCGTTACAAAGTTTCTTGAAGGAGAATAAATTCCACCTTATATTTCCTAGAATCCAAGCGGGATACTTGTTTAAAACAGAGAAAAATCGTGCTAGATGTGACCAGAAAGTTTGGCCCCACTTATCAAAGGCTTTAGGTACATTGGATAAAGAGTATGATGCAGCTATTGGTTATTTAGAACGTTCACCTATTTATTTTATTATTGAAAAGGTGAAGGCTCATAAAAAAATTGGGTGGATCCATACCCATTATTCTAATTCTGGAATGGATGAAATGATTGATCGTCCGTACTTCAAGGAATTAGACCAAATTGTCACTGTTTCCGATGAGTGCAAGAATTCATTAGCTTTACAGTTTAATCCATTATTATCTAAGATAACCGTTATTAACAACATTGTTTCCCCGGATATTATAAAAAAGATGGCAAGCGGATCATTTAAGGATTTGCAAATTAATAAATCAGCTCTAAATATAGTGACTGTAGCAAGACTTTGTCATGTTAAGGGTATTGATTTAGCTATAGATGCTTGTAAACGGTTAGTGGAAAAGGGGATCAGTGTCAAGTGGCACGTTATCGGTATAGGGTCTACTGAGGAAAATGAAGAGTATGAAAAGATGGTAAAGGATTTGAGTCTTGAGGACTCCTTTGTTTTTTTAGGAATAAAAGAAAATCCGTATCCATACTTAAGAATGGCTGATATTTATGTTCAACCTTCAAGGTATGAAGGGAAATCTATTGCTATTGAGGAAGCTAAAATATTAGCAAAGCCTATTATTATAACCAATTTTAACTCTTCCAGAGACCAAATTAAAAATGGTTATAATGGGATGGTGGTGGATATGACAGGAAATGACATCGCTCAGGGGATATATAAATTGTTCAAAGATGAACAGTTAAGAGAAGAGTATATCAAGAATCTTAAAAAAGAGAGTTTAGGTAACGAACGAGAAGTTGATAAATTATATCGAATATTAGCATGA